AATTTAAAGTGAAGTAAGAGCCTCTGTGTAGCCTTTTGTGTTCTTTTCACTAGAGCACTTTACAATTGTACCTTTAGTTCAACtgatacacatttttttgtgtAGGCACAGTGAAAAAAGCTCAGCTGAGAAGCATGCGGCTTCAACATATGAAAAATTGGAAAGCTCTTGAGGTAGAGCACAGATCTAAGGATTTCACAAATGGAACAAGCAGGGAGCTTAGCTCTTCCCCCACTCATGGTTAGGAATCTGCTCATCACCATTTTGCATTGCTGTCTGCTTTCCTGCTCAGCTCGTTTACACAAACAGTCGTCGTGCCCTTGAGTTTGCACAAAGCTGGGTTATCTGGGACTTCACTTGGTGGTTCAACAGCTAAAGTGAAAGGGGGAAAGACAAATAGTGGAGAGCTATTGATTATACCGAACAATTAGAGGAGCAATATGGACATGGCAACACATTGCTGGTGTTTGGGCCTTTACCAAAGAAAACTTCCTTTGTTTTTGCAGCTAGCATGCCCAGTGGTTTTGCTCCTGTATTGTTCATGGGAACAGTGTCAATGGACAGGCTGACCGCGTGTTCGCTTTGATCGCAGCTTGTGAATAGTGGGGTGCACTGCTTGGTATGACTGCATGTGCGAGCCCACATGGgttccctttctgctttcaggaATCGTTATGTTTGATCCTGTGATACCTGCAGACAGAACCCTGATTCCTTCGCCACCCCCTCGTCCCAAAAACCCTGTGTTTGATGATGAGGAGAAATCCAAGGTACAGTGAAGACTCGTATCGTAATCATGAACGAAAAGTGATTATTCAGTGCACATTTAGAATAAGGATGTAAAATGTACtcatttggcttttatttttgtggtggtggtgtgtacTTCCACAGAACTCATTGCTTTGTCCACCTAACCTAACCTGAAGTTCCAGTTAAGGTCTTGTCTGTATTACCATTATGAGATTATTCCTGCTTAAAGTGCCATCCTGCTGCAGTAGGAGAAGGCACAGAACGTTTCACACACAGGACCAAAACCAATGTATAGGAGGAATAAATATCTAGTGTCAGAAGTCGCTGAGATTTCACAGTATATGTCCTGTGTGGAAGCAAGACTGTAGCAACTCacacaaaataataaaccaTAAATGACTCCTGCTGAAATCCCTGTAACTATGCAAGCAGCGTCAGCTTTGTAATAATGGGCTGTGTCTCTTTTCCCCTGAACTGTGCACTTAGATTCCTTTTGCTGCTTCCCTTTGCCAAAGGGTCTTTGTTTCCTGAATGTCCTCTTCTCGTCTTACAGCTTCTAGCcaaactgctgaaaagcaaaaacccaGATGATTTGCAAGAGGCCAACAAGCTTATAAAATCCATGGTAAAAGAGGTAAGAAATTCCTGTAGGATTGGTTCCAGTCAGCGGTTTGTTTTCCAGGTTTTAAGCAGTTTGACTTCAAAACAGGTGATGAGCTTTGGGATCGTGTGAATGTCAGAACCTGGGTTTTTCAGGCTCTGGGAGCATTGTGTTAGTACATTCCTTAGTTAAGTTGAGGGGACTGAATGAGGCTGACTGTCAGGGACATccagctttttattatttttaaaacctctaACAGTGCTAACTTGCAGCTAGTCCCCGTGGTTACCAGCATCAAGGGGGCACTACCTGATGACTTAATAGGGCTCTGTGTGATGTGAATGTGTTGTGATTTTGACTCTGGCGCACAGCTGGGAGATGTTTGTATCACAAAAACATCTGCAGTTGGTGTCTCTGGTGGAGGACAGGGCAAGAAAGGGCAAGGATTGAATGTCCCTTGTAATTAAATACATTCTCATCACTCAAGATGGTATTTCATGTCAGGGTTTGGTGGAAGCATCGCAGTACCACCCCTAGATACTGAGGACTGAGTCATTGGACTGGGCCTTCTCACAAGCATGCTTCATGGAAACACCTTCCTGTTTGTAGAGCGGTGGCGCATCCACCCATGGCAGTCATTAGAAATTCTGGAGTCCAGGAAATGACTCACTGTGATTCTGGCAAAATAAAGGATAGCTCTAGACTGAAGAGGATGTATAGGTTACTGAAATGTTTCCATCCAGGCTTCTCTTGTCCCCAAGGCAGGCTCTCCTACATCTTTAGTTGGAATCTCAAATCAGAGCTGGGTGGAGATTTTCTACCAGAGGGTGCTGCTTGTTCCTAGTAAATGGTTTGCTTCAAACACATCTTTTTCGTAAAATGGCATCAAAtgaccaaacaaaaccaccaccaccaccccccgcaAAAACAGCCCACCAAATATTCTGAAAAGATCAAAAAGGAACTTGTGGGAACTTTTCTAGTTTTAGTGGTATCGTTATACATTGAAGTCTATTTAATGAGACTTTTTGGAAATACAGGGGTTTTGTCATTTCAGAGTGGTGGTgaaaagatactgaaataaGCAAAGCTTCACATGAATGGAGAGGCTTTTTGTTattgtgttggggtttttttttcctagcttaaCCTTAAATAGATGATGCTTGACAAGATTTACAGATAGTACCTGCTGTTGTGGTACCCTGTGGACCTTTACAAGGAAACTCactttttgtgtctgtgttttACACCCTGAAGGATGAGGCTCGGATTCAAAAAGTGACAAAACGCATGCACACGCTGGAGGAAGTAAATAACAATGTGAAGCTGCTGAATGAGATGTTGGTTCATTACAGCAAAGAGGACTCATCAGAGGCCGATAGGGAGCTCATGAAGGTGGGTCtgagctgctccttcccagaaATCCTGGAGTCAGTCCGTTCTTCTTACAGGTTTGAGTTTTGCAGAGAATTACAAACAGTGCAGTCAAAGGGAGAGCAATGGTGAGAAACAAGAGCAGTTGTtggaaacagcaggaaagaaaataaccatGTTTTTAATGCCTTTCCCTAAAGGACTCAGTGGGTAATAGCTCAGTTTTGCACATGCTTGAAGTGAGGTCCAGCTGTTCTCCAAAGATGCAGTGTGGCAGAATCAAGAAGCTGCAGTTTGTTAATTCTTGCTCCTATTAAGACACGCAGATTGCAGATCATAACTGTCCCTTACGGCGCTGTGGATGGATAAACTAAAGGCTGAGTGGGGCAGAAAATACGTTCTCCCCCTTCAAAGAAAGAGCTTTAGCTAGTGTTATAAGGTTGGGAGAACACcaagaagataaaaatcaaaacagccAGCAGGGGTGGTTGGATGGGCCCAGGGCCTTGGAAGAGTTGCaccttatttaattttaaaagataaaatgacTCATTTTTATCACAGCAAGTGCCTGAAACAGTGGTAAGAAGCTTAAAAACTGGTTTGCTTCTATGAAACCTTTCTTTCTTGCCACCTTTTTTCTGGGTGGTTGCAGACTCTCCGAGCAGTAGTTACAGCACAATTGAAGTGTAATTGTTGGAGCGCAATTACACTCTTCCTCAGGCTTTTAGGGACTACTGCGACACACAGAACGAACATCTCTTGAACTAGAGCTGGCCCTAAGTGCTGATGCGAGGGAGGACTGAGAGAGGTGTGTTGAAAATGCAGGTTGTGTTTCGACCCCCCGGCTAATGTAATGCTTCACAGCTCTCTTGAtggagcagggacaggggaTTTTGGTTGTCCAGCCGCGCTGGCACGTCCAGCACAGGGGGACTGGGTTCTCTATTCTGGGCCTTCCAGCGCGTGCCTGGGGAGTCATTCTGTGCTGACTGGTATCGCTAACAGTGGCGTCTGGCTGACGAAACCCTTTGTCTTAATCTCCCTTCCTAGGAGCTCTATGAAAGGTGTGAAACCAAAAGACGGACGTTATTCAAGCTGGCCAGTGAGACGGAGGATAATGACAGCAGTTTGGGTAAACTAAGCGACgcttctccttttttaattttaattttttaattgcttttgtgaCCTGTGACTGTGCAAGGGTTCAGCAAGGGAACGGCTGCTGTAAAGACACCTCCTCACCGTGGATGCACTTTGCTTTGAGCAAGCAGATAAAAGAACATCCTTGCCTCTCCCCTATGCTTATCATTGAAATTCTTGGACTTGACAGTATAGTTGGTGGTTAGGGAGGCTGGGGGCAATAATGGgggacagctgctgctttggaaagggaagggagTTGCTGTGGGGAGCAAAGCCTTggacttatttttttcattgttactGGAACACGCATGGACCTAGAAGGTCAGGGTATTGCTTAGGGAAGCACGACAAAGAGAGAGTAATGGAGCTCATAGGcaaataattatgttttttcttgctgattATTTAGTTGATAACTGAGTACTCTCAGCAGTAGTGGGAACAAAGTGACTAAGAAGTCATTTTTGTCTCTCTTGCATGTAGGGGATATTCTGCAGGCCAGTGACAATTTATCCCGTGTGATAAAttcctataaaaaaataatagagggGCAAGTGATCAATGGTGAAGTGGATCTCCCTGTGATGTCTGTAGTGGAAGGTGAGTTCCTGGGAAGCCAACTGTTTAATTTTTGAATCCTGTAATTCCAAGTCTTTTGGATAGAGTTTCCTGTTAATGGTGGTAAAGTTAGACTGTTGGTGGTGCTTGGGGCCAACAGTTTGTGAATCAGAGGGGCACAAGACAGCTCCTAAGCAGTGGATAAAGAATTCTGGACATGTGCAACAGTGCTGcagctttgcattttccatAGCTTGTTGCATATTATTGAAACCTTTGATAACATCAGTAGCAAACCTGCATCTGAATGCTTGTATGGGAAGTTCCCATACATTTTCCTCTCCACATTTGTCCTGTTCCTTAATGTGACATGTAAGAAGAATATGATTTTATCCAAAGGACAAGAGCAGGAGAGTGGGAGCCAGGCCCGGGGTCCTGTTGCTGACTGCCAGCAGTTCCATTTGTGAATTTAGGCCAGTTGCCCACTTCACACTTCAGCTTCACCACTGAAAACTCTGGACGTGTGTGTGGCAGAATTACCATTTGGGAGTCACTTAAACATTTCTATATGGAGAGCAGTAGAGGAATGCGTAATGCTGCCTGACAGCATCTTACTGGGGCAAGGCTGTCCTAAATGTGAAGACGGAGACAGTATGAATTTTCCTCAGCTCTCTAACTCTCTGGTAGCCCATTTATTGTAATTCTGTAGGATCTCCCAAAGCCTCATCTGagctcaaaatattttgagaatatTAAGAATTGTGCTATTTGAAGCACTGGAGAAGGAGCAGTGGTTGGAGCAGGCATTGCTTTCCATATAGAAACGTCCCAATATCTGGGTTAATTTAAGTAGCTTGTGGACAGCAAAGGGTTAGTTGGAAAGCATGTGGGCTTCCTCTGTGCAGAGAGCCGTAGGCTGTGATTCAGTGAGGATCTGTGTTATCTGAACCATCTCTGATAATTTCTTTTGTACACCAGGTTTGCCGTGagctttttgccttctttcctaGTAGTGCTCTTATCCTGTCTGCTGCAGGGAGTAACTCCACAAGTAATCTCAACACCCTCATTGACCTTGCTGGACTGGACGTCACCAGCACCCCGCCACCTCCAATGGCACCCACCACCCTGAcgccagcccccccagcagccccagcagaaaTCCCCATCCTCCCGCCTCCTCCCCAGACACTGGCACAGTTGCGGAGCGGTTCCTCCAGCCAAGTGGAAGCCGCACCGGCTCAGCAGAGCAGCGCAGCCAACTCCCTCTCCTTGCTGGATGAGGAGCTTCTGTGCTTAGGTGAGACACTGAGGGGCCTGGAAAAGGGCTACTCAATCCACGCCTGACAAAGGCTGCTTTCTTCCTGCAGCGTGGGTGTGAGGGCTGGCTGTGCGTGTGGCATGCCTGAAAGGAGCAGGAGATGCTTTTGGTTTCTAGAGAGGTTCAGGGCACGCTCCTTTGCATCATCCTGGATGGATGACGGGTCAGTGAGTCAGTACTGGAAAAACTCTGATCTTCCCAGAGCGGGCTGCGAGGGAAATAGCTGTTGAGTGTAATTGCAGTCTGAGCTCTGCGGGTGCTCGGACGTGCAAGCTGCAGTTCGGTACAAATTTCACTCCTGACTTTGTGGCTGTGCTGAAGAACGAGGTGCCTTAGGGGGGTTGCGTACAGGAGCCTGCAGAACGCCTGCCTTTCAGAAGACACTGCAAATCAGGAAGGGCTGGAAGAGCTGTGTGCCGGGGATGACTGTCAGCTACTGGTGCTGTCGCTTTTTTCGTCATCTCAGACTTGCAGCACATTTCATCAGGTTCTTGGGCTCTGGCAGAGCTGAATCAAGTAGTTTGAGGGCTGTGAAAATACTACCAAGGGACGACACCTAACTCATGTTCTCCTCCAGTCACTTActtactgttttgcttttcaggccTGAATGACCCAGCACCTGCAGCGGTGAAGGAGACCTCAGAAAACAACCAGTGGAGCATGTTTGAGGTACAGAGGAGGGTCtcgggggaaggggagggaggggttGTCACTGTGGGAGGTCTCCGGACACACTCTGTCACCTTGGAGAAACGTGATCACACATacaggcagaggggcagctgtTCCTGAGGGGAAGGCTGGCTTAGCCCTAAAATCTGGGATAGCTGTGTCTAAACAGAGTAGATATCCCTGAACCTGGCTTTCTCAGTTTCCCGTCTGTCCGCCATGATGTTAGCACTTCCTTTGCTTAAATTACAGATCAGATGTAGTCCTGACATAGGCCACAGACTTTGCTGCTTGCCACCCAGCACCTGTTTTTGCGGTaaatctctctccctctgtaACAGTGCCATCTCTACAACAGGGAGTAGCAGCTGAGGTAGAGCATCTACTTGTCCTGTCTTTCAGAATGACCAGCTGGACCTGGATTTCTTTAATCCGAAGATGGTGACTGTTGCTTGCAACTCTGCAGGGAACCCTCTTCTCCATCACACATCACAGACCACGTGTGGAACATCAGTGACGCTGccctctgctttcacagcctctcaagctgctcccagcatcccagcaccaaACTCAGCACCATTTGTATTCTCTGCTGGACCGGCTGCCCCTGCGGGGCCTCCTAAGGCtattccagctgctcctgggtACTTCGGCTCCTCTGTGGGGAGCAATATGTCACATAAGATGGACGCATTGGGACAACTCCTTGAAGAAGCCAAAGGGTAACCAAAAGCCGTGGATTTTGGTTTGTCTCTGCAGTTAGGAAGCCAGGCTCGCTGCAGCGTCAGGTTCAGAGGCAGACTTCCCACTCTCTGGTTTGGTAGAAATGTGCGATTGAGGTTTTTCCTTCTCGGAGGGTTTCAGTTTACAAACTAATGCAAGGGTCCCACCTCCGTGAGGGAAAGGCAGGCACTGCTAGGTAGAGCACAACAGCTGTGCTGTTGCCCGATACAAATGTGTGATGTAAATTTGAAGAGGCTGCTAAGGTACAGAAGCTGTTGCCCATCTTGGCCTTGCCCACCCTTGCCAAGGTGGGGCTCTGCTTTCTTCGCGACTTACCGAAGGGATGCCTAACCCCGCCACCGCGTCCCTTGCAGCTCCCCTCCTACCGTGAGACTGTGCTGAGTCGCAGGCTCCAGCTGGCTCTGGGCCGCTGCTTTGTCCTGGCGATGTGCTGTTATCTCCGGGTTTGTGGTGGAATGCCTGCTTTGCTTCCAGCTCAGTTTCCcatgttttttctgtgtcttgcaGGACTGCCACCCAAGGCATGGCGACACCTTCAGTGTTCCCTGGGGTTACTCTGCCAACCGCTGGCACCCCTGCCCCGTTAATAGCacctgcagggctgcctgccgCTGCCTCCGGAGCCCCTCCAATGCCTTTCCcaagcagctgccctgctggctCAGGAAGTCCTCTCTTCCAGCCGACATCATTCCAGCAGCAAGGCAGTCCCCTGAAAGCACCTGAAATTTCTTTGGCCAATGTCCATGTTCCCTTGGAGTCCATTAAACCCAGTAAGTATCTCAGGTTGTTCACCTctctgaacattttttaaaagcaaagcatcttCACAAAGCTTATGAAGTAGAGAGAAAAGATGGGATGTCCCAGCCAAACAGTCCGATTGCCTAATGCTGCTACAGATTTGTCTTCTGCAGCATAAACCTGCagtcctcttccctcctctctgtGGCAGGCAGTGCCCTCCCGGTGACAGCCTATGACAAGAACGGCTTCCGGATCCTCTTGCACTTTGCCAGGGAGTGCCCGCCGGGAAGGTCGGATGTGCTGGTTGTGGTAGTCTCCATGCTGAACACAGCACCGCTCCCTGTGAAGAACATcgtgctgcaggctgctgtgccAAAGGTAGGGATGCATGGCTCAGACCCACGGCGACACGGAACTGTGTGTGGGAGGGCCTGGGTGTGAGctcaggggctggggacagcctggtTCCACCCTGCTATAGGCTGTGCTCTGCCTCTTTCCAAAACATAAAGGTGGTTGCCAGAGGCAGAAAACACTGGATGGGTAAGTCAGGACCCGCAGGTAGTTagtgttctgtttttcttgctaTCTAAGATCAATCCCGCTGTCTCTGTTCATGAAGGTGGCTCAGACAGCACGACGACAGGACTGTTACATGGGTAGAGCCACCCTCGAGGTCTTTAGAATCAGAATTTCTAACAGCTGTCCTAAATCTGACAATACGTTCCATTCTAGCCTTCTACACTTGGGTAATTCTGGATGGCCAGCTCTGCGTTCTGAAAACTGGCCCAGGCTCAGCTCCGATCTGCCTACTGTCATGAAATGTGTTTGCATTAAAACCTCTGACACAAGAGTGCTCTGATAGAAGGTGCTGTTGGCGTGCACCCGACCAGTATTTTCTCTCTGAGCTGACTTGTCAGTCTGCCTGTTCCTATCGTGTTGCACAAGCTGGGCTGGCTCTTGTTTCCTCATCCTCTCATTGTGGATTGATTCTCTTCAGTTTCTGCGTGTGCTGTTATCTCCCCAGCCTATGCATGCATCTGTCATTGTCCCCGAGGGAGGAGATAATCCCTGAGGTTCCACTTTCTTTTTCGTTTGCAGTCCATGAAAGTGAAGTTACAGCCACCCTCTGGCACAGAGCTGTCTCCATTCAATCCCATCCAGCCGCCTGCTGCCATCACCCAAGTCATGCTTCTGGCAAATCCTGCGAAGGTGAGGGGGGCAGCGGGATTTGTCCTGTCCTTGTCAGGAAAGTTTGATGTAAGATGAATtctgcaggggggttggaccaaACACCAAACATCTGAGCAGGTATAGCTGTTTGTTCCTAACTTGCCCTCCAGAGGTGGTCACTGCCCGGTGTTTCAGTTCGGGGCTAGAGGGAGTTTTCCCAGACTGTCAGGGGAGGCTTTTCCCAGACTGTCAGCAAGGAGAAAGGTCTGAGAAGGACCCGTACATTTCTCCCAGCAAAAGGATAAACGTCATATAAGGCTTAGCCTTAAAGGGCAGCAGTCAGAGCTGTAGCAGAAGTTTGACTCCCTTGTTGCACTGGAAGTGGCTGGCTTTGGTGATAATTA
This genomic interval from Falco peregrinus isolate bFalPer1 chromosome 2, bFalPer1.pri, whole genome shotgun sequence contains the following:
- the GGA3 gene encoding ADP-ribosylation factor-binding protein GGA3 isoform X4 — protein: MKNCGRRFHNEVGKFRFLNELIKVVSPKYLGDRVSEKVKTKVIELLYSWTVALPEESKIKDAYYMLKRQGIVMFDPVIPADRTLIPSPPPRPKNPVFDDEEKSKLLAKLLKSKNPDDLQEANKLIKSMVKEDEARIQKVTKRMHTLEEVNNNVKLLNEMLVHYSKEDSSEADRELMKELYERCETKRRTLFKLASETEDNDSSLGDILQASDNLSRVINSYKKIIEGQVINGEVDLPVMSVVEGSNSTSNLNTLIDLAGLDVTSTPPPPMAPTTLTPAPPAAPAEIPILPPPPQTLAQLRSGSSSQVEAAPAQQSSAANSLSLLDEELLCLGLNDPAPAAVKETSENNQWSMFENDQLDLDFFNPKMVTVACNSAGNPLLHHTSQTTCGTSVTLPSAFTASQAAPSIPAPNSAPFVFSAGPAAPAGPPKAIPAAPGYFGSSVGSNMSHKMDALGQLLEEAKGTATQGMATPSVFPGVTLPTAGTPAPLIAPAGLPAAASGAPPMPFPSSCPAGSGSPLFQPTSFQQQGSPLKAPEISLANVHVPLESIKPSSALPVTAYDKNGFRILLHFARECPPGRSDVLVVVVSMLNTAPLPVKNIVLQAAVPKSMKVKLQPPSGTELSPFNPIQPPAAITQVMLLANPAKEKVRLRYRLTFTLGDQPSTEVGEVDQFPPVEQWGNL
- the GGA3 gene encoding ADP-ribosylation factor-binding protein GGA3 isoform X2 codes for the protein MMPFDLHEKTFSCYKATNPSNRQEDWEYIIGFCDQINKELEGPQIAVRLLAHKIQSPQEWEAVQALTVLEACMKNCGRRFHNEVGKFRFLNELIKVVSPKYLGDRVSEKVKTKVIELLYSWTVALPEESKIKDAYYMLKRQGIVMFDPVIPADRTLIPSPPPRPKNPVFDDEEKSKLLAKLLKSKNPDDLQEANKLIKSMVKEDEARIQKVTKRMHTLEEVNNNVKLLNEMLVHYSKEDSSEADRELMKELYERCETKRRTLFKLASETEDNDSSLGDILQASDNLSRVINSYKKIIEGQVINGEVDLPVMSVVEGSNSTSNLNTLIDLAGLDVTSTPPPPMAPTTLTPAPPAAPAEIPILPPPPQTLAQLRSGSSSQVEAAPAQQSSAANSLSLLDEELLCLGLNDPAPAAVKETSENNQWSMFENDQLDLDFFNPKMVTVACNSAGNPLLHHTSQTTCGTSVTLPSAFTASQAAPSIPAPNSAPFVFSAGPAAPAGPPKAIPAAPGYFGSSVGSNMSHKMDALGQLLEEAKGTATQGMATPSVFPGVTLPTAGTPAPLIAPAGLPAAASGAPPMPFPSSCPAGSGSPLFQPTSFQQQGSPLKAPEISLANVHVPLESIKPSSALPVTAYDKNGFRILLHFARECPPGRSDVLVVVVSMLNTAPLPVKNIVLQAAVPKSMKVKLQPPSGTELSPFNPIQPPAAITQVMLLANPAKEKVRLRYRLTFTLGDQPSTEVGEVDQFPPVEQWGNL
- the GGA3 gene encoding ADP-ribosylation factor-binding protein GGA3 isoform X1 yields the protein MAEAEGESLESWLNKATNPSNRQEDWEYIIGFCDQINKELEGPQIAVRLLAHKIQSPQEWEAVQALTVLEACMKNCGRRFHNEVGKFRFLNELIKVVSPKYLGDRVSEKVKTKVIELLYSWTVALPEESKIKDAYYMLKRQGIVMFDPVIPADRTLIPSPPPRPKNPVFDDEEKSKLLAKLLKSKNPDDLQEANKLIKSMVKEDEARIQKVTKRMHTLEEVNNNVKLLNEMLVHYSKEDSSEADRELMKELYERCETKRRTLFKLASETEDNDSSLGDILQASDNLSRVINSYKKIIEGQVINGEVDLPVMSVVEGSNSTSNLNTLIDLAGLDVTSTPPPPMAPTTLTPAPPAAPAEIPILPPPPQTLAQLRSGSSSQVEAAPAQQSSAANSLSLLDEELLCLGLNDPAPAAVKETSENNQWSMFENDQLDLDFFNPKMVTVACNSAGNPLLHHTSQTTCGTSVTLPSAFTASQAAPSIPAPNSAPFVFSAGPAAPAGPPKAIPAAPGYFGSSVGSNMSHKMDALGQLLEEAKGTATQGMATPSVFPGVTLPTAGTPAPLIAPAGLPAAASGAPPMPFPSSCPAGSGSPLFQPTSFQQQGSPLKAPEISLANVHVPLESIKPSSALPVTAYDKNGFRILLHFARECPPGRSDVLVVVVSMLNTAPLPVKNIVLQAAVPKSMKVKLQPPSGTELSPFNPIQPPAAITQVMLLANPAKEKVRLRYRLTFTLGDQPSTEVGEVDQFPPVEQWGNL
- the GGA3 gene encoding ADP-ribosylation factor-binding protein GGA3 isoform X3, encoding MAEAEGESLESWLNKATNPSNRQEDWEYIIGFCDQINKELEGPQIAVRLLAHKIQSPQEWEAVQALTYLGDRVSEKVKTKVIELLYSWTVALPEESKIKDAYYMLKRQGIVMFDPVIPADRTLIPSPPPRPKNPVFDDEEKSKLLAKLLKSKNPDDLQEANKLIKSMVKEDEARIQKVTKRMHTLEEVNNNVKLLNEMLVHYSKEDSSEADRELMKELYERCETKRRTLFKLASETEDNDSSLGDILQASDNLSRVINSYKKIIEGQVINGEVDLPVMSVVEGSNSTSNLNTLIDLAGLDVTSTPPPPMAPTTLTPAPPAAPAEIPILPPPPQTLAQLRSGSSSQVEAAPAQQSSAANSLSLLDEELLCLGLNDPAPAAVKETSENNQWSMFENDQLDLDFFNPKMVTVACNSAGNPLLHHTSQTTCGTSVTLPSAFTASQAAPSIPAPNSAPFVFSAGPAAPAGPPKAIPAAPGYFGSSVGSNMSHKMDALGQLLEEAKGTATQGMATPSVFPGVTLPTAGTPAPLIAPAGLPAAASGAPPMPFPSSCPAGSGSPLFQPTSFQQQGSPLKAPEISLANVHVPLESIKPSSALPVTAYDKNGFRILLHFARECPPGRSDVLVVVVSMLNTAPLPVKNIVLQAAVPKSMKVKLQPPSGTELSPFNPIQPPAAITQVMLLANPAKEKVRLRYRLTFTLGDQPSTEVGEVDQFPPVEQWGNL